The window AGTATATCATAGCAGGTAGTTCCAGCTGGGCAATTTCCTGAAAGTTTTATCTTATGCTCTATGTGTATAGGCTGTGGTGGAGTTAAATGCTGTGATATCTTTTGTGAAACCATCGAAAACTTCATCTTCTCTTCCCCAAAAATCTTCTGAAGAGGTGGATCACACACAAAGAAAGTAGGGTCATTCGGGTTCTGCAACTTCCTGGCCTTGACATAGTGCCAAATAGCAGCTATAATTCTGGGTCGGGTCTCTACCTCAATTCCCAGAACTTCATGGAGAGCTGGTGAAAGTTTGAATTTCTCAGGTACATAATTCATCTCTAGTCTTACTATTGCAGTAAACTCCTTATCCCCTTTTCTTTTCACCTCAAAGCCGTCATGAAGAGCGGGTGAACGGGAACTTTCCCATAAAATCACGTGGTTATCTGGATAGAGGGTTTGGTCCAAGTATATGGTAACTTTCTTGAACAGGGATGAAAATTTTGCCCTTGATTTCGGTGTCAATCCAGCCACCACAGGATCCCTGCCGTCTTCCAGTAACCTCCCAATTATCTTAAGTGACCATGAAGGGGGTTCCGCATTTGTCTTCTCAGGATTTGTTTGTGTCTGATTCGCAAAGGTGTTGAATacataaactctaagtgttctCTGAACACGGGGAGGACATTTAAGGGACTCTTGGATGTCCATCTTCTTCCTTGCCACAGCAGCATCAACACGAGACTCAAATTCAAGCAACTGAGTATAAAGACCGGACTCTGGTAGAAGTGCAGCCACTTTGTCCGGTATTTGTTTATCAGGTAGCTTTTGCTTCTTTCTACGAGCAGCTGGGGTGAGCTCCATAGTTTTAAATGGTGAACCCGTGTTGGCACTAGATGAACCAGGAGGCCGAGAAGGTGGCTTCTGGTTCGCCCGCTTAGCAGTTCCTGTGCTAGGTGTTGCCACGGAGGGTGATGAACCACCAACATTACTTGTATTCGCATTATGCAGCTGGGCAAGAGACTGAGCTTGAGCTTGCAACTGAACAAATTGGGCATGGGCAGCTTGAGTTTGGGCTTGTGCGTGAGCATTCACATACTGTGCCTGTGCAAGTGCCTGCGCTTGCGGCTCAGACAACTGAAAGTGCCCTGGAAAATGAGCTCCCCCTTGTGTCGGAGGCTGCGATTGAGTGAGAAGATGAGGCTGGTGATTCATGGTCATAGGTTGCGACACCGCCCCAGAATTGCCAAAGTGGGGTGGCACCCCCACATTCCTGGGCTGattattattattcatcacctcAATTATCAAAAACCACAACCTTCAACACACCAAAACTATTCCATCAAAAACCCCAAAACCCAAATCGAAACCTCTGATATCCTCAACTTCCAAACCCCAACAACGAAATTAAACCCGGGTTTCGACTCTGCCGAGCTTCCTCcttcaaccaaacaaaaagaCACGATCTTTTCACCTCGGAAGGCTTACAATATTGCTGAAACACTGAAAAATTCAAACTTCCTAGCAAGAACTTCTGCAgaacacaaaaccctaatttcagaAGCAGAACCCAGAATTCAAACATCAAAAGCAGTACAATTCAACCCAAATTCGAGCATTGCAGCAGCAGCTAGTGAGTTCAAACCTTATGCAGGCTGTGCTAATACAAGCTAATTCTAATTTATCAGAATTAAGAAGCTGATTACGCAAAAATTAGAAAACAATTAGGAATTTAAAATCATAGGAAAATAATTATATCATCAAATAATTGACCATACGACATATACATACTTGTTGCTAGCTTCTGTagcttctccttctctctctctctctcttcttacaGATCGGCAATGGAGCGGAACCGGTTCTCTCCCTCTCGCTATCTCtcttttttttgcgattttgtTCAGTTCTTGAATTTACACAATTGCCCTTTTTTAAACGAGGGCCTCAAAATCGTTCATACGTGTCGGGGATCGATGGGTGGTGCAtgtttagtttagattagcacGTGCTTAAATTCCTAAAGAACGATTTTggaagaaatttttcattgtgagtTGTGACGGAAACACGAATTGtatatcacgtgtttttatgtaagtagtgagaaattttatattttaaattattaatcttttaacacacatatctcattatttatataataatataaatgtGCGGATCATCTCTCGGGttttaaaaaaaggaaaactaatgaaaagggtttgaaaactttgagttttaatgataaggacaaaataaatggtaaagtgaatagtaccaggattgactttttagtgtaaaaatgtgatttttcgttaaagtgaacagtaccagatgcTTTTCGTTAGTTCCCTTTAAAAAATGAACGTGAACTTGCCTTATTTCGAGATTTCCCAATGTACTGTCCATTTGGTCATGAGATATATTGCGTTGACTGCAGCACTAATTACAGTTTTACTTTTATGATATGATTAGATTTTGAATAAAACACGTATTATTCTTAAATTGTTCGAATGAATCGACGACTTTCTTGCAACGATAGAGTATCGTAAATTTGTCTATTGTCCTTGAATTTGTCAAATCAAGAGTAATTTTGATTCCttcaaatagaaaaaaaaacctcGCATCAAAATGTGATAAATTTGGTGGTTCAAGAGCAACTTGTCACAATTTAAACGAACAATCAAATTGAAAGTTGAGAGAAAAATGGAAATATCATAAACCAGACCCAAACAATCCTCAATTTAAAGGCTCATTTTCACAACTGTTAGTGTGGACTTCAGCCCAAAGCAAAAAATTCGATCTTAGAAGCAGTAAAAAGCCTAAACAGGCTAAACTCTATGTTTCTCTCGTTATCAAATGTCTCAAAATATTGGTGATATtcacacttatttttattttcacaaattttttattgatttttgtttaatgatcatcttcaattcattcgactCATCGTTCGGAATTTGAGATGTGTGTGTGGAAGGTAAGAGCTTAGCACACGCCGGAGGAGCAGCTATGGTAAGTCCTTTCGctttgtttcctagtttttgCATTTGAATCCGCTTTCTTCGttatgaaagcaaagaaattgaAGCAAATTTTTTGTTcgttcgaaaaaaaaaatctgatttatgaaattctcgatgtatttgatttttgaatttttatggtGATTTTTTCAGGTGAAGTATTGGAGGGAGCCATGTTACattccacatcgcccaggggagtaaATCATgtaatccttatatgtatattctcatctctacctagcacgaggccttttgggagctcactggcttcgagttccatcggaacttcgaagttaagctagtTCATGTgaaagcaatcccatgatggatgacccactgagaagttctcgtgtgagtttccagaaacaaaaccgtgagggcgtggtcgaggttcaaagcggacaatatcgtgttatggtggagtcgagcccgggttgtggtgagggcccgggccaggatgtgacaatcaAAAGTTAAGCGAATTCCCGcgaaagcaatcccatgatggatgaTCTACTGGGAAgctctcgtgtgagttcccagaaataaaaccgtgagggcgtggtcgaggcccaaagcggacaatatcgggctacggcggagtcgagcccgggatgtggtggaaccccaccacatccctgactcaactccaccgtagcacgatccccgcctgggcccccaccacatcccaggctcgacttcaccgtagcacgatattattcgTTTTTGgcccgaccacgccttcacggttttgtttctaggaactcacacgagaacttcccaatagatcacccatcatgggattgctctcgtgcgaactcgcttaacttcaaattgtcacatctccgCCGGGGCCCCACCATatctcgggctcgactccaccgtagcacgatattgtccgctttgggccctgaccacaccctcacggttttgtttctgggaactcacacgagaacttcccaatgggtcactcatcatgggattgctctcgcgcgaatttgcttaacttcggagttccgatagaaccagaagccagtaagctcccaaaaggccttgtgctaggtagagatgggaatatacatataaggcttaccaGATCCATTCCCCTGAccgatgtgggatgtaacaatccACCCCTTTAGGGGCCCAACATCCTCGTCGGCATACTTTCGGCCAAAGATTGgctatgataccaaattgtcacatcttggcctgggccccaccacatccctggctcgactccaccatagcacgatattgtccgctttgggccctgaccacgccctcacagttttgtttttgggaactcacacgagaacttcccagtggatcacccatcatgggattgctttcgcgtgaactcgcttaacttcagagttccgatgaacCTGAAGcaagtgaactcccaaaaggcctcgtgctaggtagagatgggaatatacatgtaagacttacatgatccactcccctgaacgatgtgggatgtaacaagCCAGACAACCAGACCAAGTGTAAGTCATTGTCATTATTTTGTAGTTTTCacgaatatatatatagaggcAGATTTACTAAGGGACCAGGGTAGTCTCGGGACCATCTAAGAGCTCGGATAAATGGCTGTGAGAACCTCCTAGGACTACCCAAGTCTGGGCAGTGGTAGAGAAGAGCAGCATCCATGGCTAATGCGCTGTGCAAAActgaaagaggaagaagaaaaggtttttttttttaaatgacttgaccaaaacgacatcgttttgagccaagtcattaaaaaaatttaaaacccaCGTGAGGGCCTTCACGTGATAGCACTCACCATCTTttattaaaaagtcaaacaatttgaaatttaataaaagCCCATGGCTTTTCATTAGTCTGctttcaatcaaattcaactttatCAAATATAATATACCTGATTGCGCCACCTAAGCCAGCAAAGGCCATCAACAACAATTTTAGAATTTCTGTAAGTTTTCTAGTTTAGTGTTagttcatatatatttattgttaatttgttaagatttttagttttagttttttattttattttttaagaacactaattaaaaacaaaaggcTGAACAGTGAATTCATATATGTAAGGGTCTTTGATAATGGTTGGTAAGGGTTTTTGATAAAAAGCTAAACAATCACACACTAACGGGCTTTAAACTAAGTTCAACCTTATTCATTGTTAATTTCTTAGGATTTTTTCATATCTATTTTAGTGTTAGTTCATACATATTTATTGTTCATTTGTTAGGATTTTCTGATATTACTTGAATTGTTTtacagtgtttttttttttggcgaatATTGTGTTACAGTGTCAGTTCATACATATTTTTTGTCGAAGTTGTAGTTTgccatttatttttcaatgttattttcgtttttttttttgg is drawn from Malus domestica chromosome 14, GDT2T_hap1 and contains these coding sequences:
- the LOC103404188 gene encoding SWI/SNF complex component SNF12 homolog, which produces MNNNNQPRNVGVPPHFGNSGAVSQPMTMNHQPHLLTQSQPPTQGGAHFPGHFQLSEPQAQALAQAQYVNAHAQAQTQAAHAQFVQLQAQAQSLAQLHNANTSNVGGSSPSVATPSTGTAKRANQKPPSRPPGSSSANTGSPFKTMELTPAARRKKQKLPDKQIPDKVAALLPESGLYTQLLEFESRVDAAVARKKMDIQESLKCPPRVQRTLRVYVFNTFANQTQTNPEKTNAEPPSWSLKIIGRLLEDGRDPVVAGLTPKSRAKFSSLFKKVTIYLDQTLYPDNHVILWESSRSPALHDGFEVKRKGDKEFTAIVRLEMNYVPEKFKLSPALHEVLGIEVETRPRIIAAIWHYVKARKLQNPNDPTFFVCDPPLQKIFGEEKMKFSMVSQKISQHLTPPQPIHIEHKIKLSGNCPAGTTCYDILVDVPMVLEKEMSAFLGSTERSKEIDACDELICASIKKIHEHRRRRAFFLGFSQSPAEFINTLIASQSKDLKLVAGDASRNAEKERRSDFYNQPWAEDAVIRYLNRKSAGSDAPGST